A DNA window from Hordeum vulgare subsp. vulgare chromosome 1H, MorexV3_pseudomolecules_assembly, whole genome shotgun sequence contains the following coding sequences:
- the LOC123442746 gene encoding uncharacterized protein LOC123442746 codes for MRRPLGACGTRSSPAAAFLLAAAAICAQFAAGLADDPSKDGNKDDSKGHTGQTVLFVLLGIGAVGLLSFFLFKYWQKKKREEQHARLLKLFEEDDDIEVELGLRD; via the exons ATGAGACGGCCGCTCGGCGCATGCGGCACCAGATCCAGCCCGGCCGCCGCTTtcctcctggccgccgccgcgATCTGCGCGCAGTTCGCCGCAG GACTAGCTGATGATCCATCTAAGGATGGTAACAAAGACGACTCAAAAGGTCACACTGGCCAAACAGTTTTGTTTGTCCTGCTAGGAATTGGTGCAGTCGGTCTGTTGTCATTCTTCCTTTTCAAGTATTGgcagaagaagaaaagagaggaACAACATGCACGACTGCTGAAGTTAtttgaagaggatgatgacattgAGGTCGAACTTGGCCTTAGAGATTGA